Proteins from one Monodelphis domestica isolate mMonDom1 chromosome 6, mMonDom1.pri, whole genome shotgun sequence genomic window:
- the monDomV1R1257 gene encoding vomeronasal 1 receptor monDomV1R1257 — translation MNSPKEGLENIYLSLLFFGILGNMFLLCLHIFKFITGHRKRHISLIITNMAFAHVLMIFCRGIPRMISKWGWRFLLNEMMGKFITYLTRMTRGVSLCNTCLLSVFQALTISPNSLKIKTRAQNYILLCCILSWVFNLLLDITLPLSINNSRNSSKERWRIGHVSFDLNVISIITILTWKSVVDALFVVLMICSSGYMVFVLYRHNQKVQHIHNVSLSPRASPETRATKIILMLVITFVCFNSASSPFVIYVTSDRLTRPWALHFTVTLSLFYPIVSPFMLLSIDTRCPGLLGHF, via the coding sequence ATGAACTCTCCTAAAGAAGGCCTTGAGAATATCTACTTATCACTGCTTTTCTTTGGCATCCTGGGGAACATGTTCCTTCTTTGCCTACACATCTTTAAATTTATCACTGGTCACAGGAAAAGACACATAAGCTTGATAATCACAAATATGGCTTTTGCCCatgttttgatgattttttgCAGAGGCATCCCCCGAATGATATCCAAATGGGGATGGAGATTTTTGCTAAATGAAATGATGGGCAAATTCATTACTTATCTCACAAGAATGACCCGAGGTGTTTCTCTTTGCAACACCTGCCTCCTGAGTGTCTTCCAAGCACTCACCATCAGTCCTAACAGCCTTAAGATAAAAACTAGAGCCCAAAATTATATTCTTCTCTGCTGTATCCTGAGCTGGGTTTTCAATCTTCTTCTTGATATAACTTTGCCTCTGAGTATAAATAATTCAAGGAACAGCAGTAAAGAAAGATGGAGGATTGGGCATGTTTCTTTTGACTTAAATGTCATAagtattataacaatcttaactTGGAAGTCAGTTGTTGATGCTCTATTTGTGGTTCTCATGATCTGTTCCAGCGGCTATATGGTGTTTGTCCTGTACAGACACAATCAGAAAGTCCAACACATTCACAACGTCAGCCTCTCCCCCAGGGCCTCACCTGAGACCAGAGCAACCAAAATAATCCTGATGCTGGTGATCACCTTTGTCTGCTTTAACTCTGCAAGTTCCCCTTTTGTAATTTATGTCACTTCTGATAGACTAACCAGACCCTGGGCACTACACTTCACTGTCACACTTTCTTTGTTTTATCCAATAGTCAGTCCGTTTATGCTGCTCAGCATTGACACCAGATGCCCAGGTCTTTTAGGACACTTTTAG